The genomic stretch GCGGTGTTCACGCGGCAGCAGGGCGCGCGGGCAGTGCTGCTGGCCCTGAACGGCGACTGGGCGCTCGGGCCGACCCGCGAGCACCTGCGCGACCTGGACGGCCTGGGCGTGCCGCTGTTCGTGGGCGGCGCGCTGCTGAACGCGCGGCCCGACCTGGCCGCCGAGCTGGGCGGCACGTACGCCGGGCCGGACGCGCCGCGCGCCGCGCAGCTGATCGCGGCGCACCTGCACCGCAACGAGGGGGGTTCAACATGAGGATTCTGGTGACCGGAGCCAGCGGCTTCGTCGGAAAGGCAGTGGTCAGGCAGCTCGTTCAGGACGGCCATGAGGTCTGGGCGGGCAGCCGCCGGGGCGAGTCGGTGGGCGGCGCGCGCGGCGTGACGCTGGACGTGACCGACCCGGGCAGCGCCCAGCGCGCCGCCGGGCAGGCCGACCCGCAGGCGGTCGTGCATCTGGTGGGCATCATTGCGGAAGCCGGGGACCAGACCTTCGAGCGGGTGCATGTGGAAGGCACCCGCAACGTGCTGGCCGCCACGCCGCGCGGCGCGCGGTACGTGCACATGAGCGCCCTGGGGGCCCGGGAGGACAGCGGCAGCCGGTACTCCAGCAGCAAGGCCCGCGCCGAGGCCCTGGTGCGGGCCAGCGGGCTGGACTGGACGGTCTTCCAGCCCAGCCTGATCTTCGGGGTGGGGGACGACTTCTTCGGGCGGGTGCTGCGGGAACTCGTGTCCACGGCGCCGGTCGTGCCGCAGATCGGGGACGGGTCGTTCCCGTTCCGGCCGGTCAGCGTGCAGGACGTCGCGCAGGCCTTCGCGCGCGCCGCCGGCGGCCGGACCGGGCTGCGCGGCACGTTCGCCCTGACCGGCCCGGAGGAATTCTCGTTCCGGCAGCTGCTGGAGCTGGAACTCGGGGCGCTCGGGAAACGCAAACCCATCGTGCCCGTGCCGCTCCCGCTGATGAACCTCGCTGTGCCCCTGATGCAGGTGCTGCCCAGTCCCCCCATCACCCGCGACCAGTACGCGATGCTCAAGGAAGGCAACACCGCGCCGAACGAACCGGCCCGCAGCACTTTCGACCTGCCGATGCTGCGGCTGCAGGACCACCTGCCGCAGATCGTGCAGGCCGCCTTGAAGAAGTAGTCCGCGCCGAACCTTGCGCCCCGCCGCTCAGCCCGGTGGGGCGCGCCCTTTACCCCTGCGTCATACGGGACTACAGTGACTCGCCTTCAACGTGGTCGCGTTCCGTTGTCCCCTCTCCACCTGTGGGACTCGAAGAGCTGCGGAGCAGAGAGAGAGGGACTCGCAGAGCTGCGCAGCAGTGGAGCGACAGAGCGGAAGGGTGAGGGGGCCACCGGGCGACTCCGACTGACGTTGAATCACTTGAATCCCGTATCAGCTCAGGGTGCGGGGCAGGTCCTGCAGGGCGATGACGTCCAGGGTGGGCGTGCCCTGCCGGAACGCGGCGAGGTACCCGCTGACGGTGCCGCCCGCCCGCTCGACCAGCCGGGCGAGGGCCTGGGCGGTGCCGCCACTGGCGACGACGTCCTGCACGATGGTCACGCGCTTGCCGTTCAGGCGCTCGGCGTGCGGGCCGTCCAGCCAGAGGGTCTCGGCGACGCCCAGGGTCATGCTGGGCACGTCCTGAATCAGGGGCTGCTGCATGTACGTGCGGCGTTTCTTGCGCGCACACACGTACGGCAGGCCCGAGCGGTCACTCAGTTCGTGCGTCAGCGGCAGGGCGTTCGTGACGACGGTCAGGAGCACCTCGGTCCCTGCCGGGATCAGGGCGACCATCTCCTGCGCGACGGCCTTGGTGAACTCGCTGTCCCCGATGAATTCCACCAGGGGCACGCGGCCCATGCCGCCCGCGCGGACGGTGGGGAGGGTGCGGCTTACGTCGCCGATGGTGACGGTCAGTTCCTGCGGGGCTGTGGTCATGGCTCAGGCTAACGCACGTTGGTCAGCCGAGGTCGGCAGGACCGGACGACACGGCAGGACCCCCTCCGCATGGGAGGGGGCCATGAGGGGAGCGTTTACTTGAACAGGGGCAGGTGGCCCAGCGCGGTCACTTCGGGGCGTTCCTGCCCTTCGGTGAACACGGCGACGACCGCCGCGACTTCCCCGCCGACTTCCTCGATGATCTGGCGGATGGAGTGCAGGGTGCCGCCGCTGGAGACCACGTCGTCCACGATGGCGACCTTGCGCCCTTTGATCTTCTGCACGTCGAAGCCGTCGAGGACCAGCAGCTGCGGTTTGCCGGTGGTGATGCTGACGACCTCGCGGGCGACGGGGTCGACCATGTAGGGCTTCTGGGTCTTGCGGATGACGATGTACGGCTTGCCGCTTTCCCGGCTGATGACGTGCGCGAGGCTCAGCGCCTTGACTTCGGGCGTGACGAGCACGTCGATGTCGGCGGGGAGTTTCTGCGCAAGTTCGCGTCCGGCTTCCTCGGTGACGTCGGTGTCGCCGAGCATGTTGAACAGGGCGACCTTGATGTCCGGGGAGACCGGCACGAT from Deinococcus soli (ex Cha et al. 2016) encodes the following:
- a CDS encoding complex I NDUFA9 subunit family protein, giving the protein MRILVTGASGFVGKAVVRQLVQDGHEVWAGSRRGESVGGARGVTLDVTDPGSAQRAAGQADPQAVVHLVGIIAEAGDQTFERVHVEGTRNVLAATPRGARYVHMSALGAREDSGSRYSSSKARAEALVRASGLDWTVFQPSLIFGVGDDFFGRVLRELVSTAPVVPQIGDGSFPFRPVSVQDVAQAFARAAGGRTGLRGTFALTGPEEFSFRQLLELELGALGKRKPIVPVPLPLMNLAVPLMQVLPSPPITRDQYAMLKEGNTAPNEPARSTFDLPMLRLQDHLPQIVQAALKK
- a CDS encoding phosphoribosyltransferase family protein; translation: MTTAPQELTVTIGDVSRTLPTVRAGGMGRVPLVEFIGDSEFTKAVAQEMVALIPAGTEVLLTVVTNALPLTHELSDRSGLPYVCARKKRRTYMQQPLIQDVPSMTLGVAETLWLDGPHAERLNGKRVTIVQDVVASGGTAQALARLVERAGGTVSGYLAAFRQGTPTLDVIALQDLPRTLS
- a CDS encoding phosphoribosyltransferase family protein, encoding MDTFKVQIGRVTRDLPIVPVSPDIKVALFNMLGDTDVTEEAGRELAQKLPADIDVLVTPEVKALSLAHVISRESGKPYIVIRKTQKPYMVDPVAREVVSITTGKPQLLVLDGFDVQKIKGRKVAIVDDVVSSGGTLHSIRQIIEEVGGEVAAVVAVFTEGQERPEVTALGHLPLFK